The following are encoded together in the Montipora foliosa isolate CH-2021 chromosome 12, ASM3666993v2, whole genome shotgun sequence genome:
- the LOC137980141 gene encoding COA8 family protein Y39B6A.34, mitochondrial-like isoform X2, translating to MKSIWRIEYLVGLSKRQSVFNTFLGNRWKTVNREICTVSVNRTAKNRSMAQPTTRRKFNLVGPRDNKSNIRKIIYAKTRDEKLTEKIFRERQQELNMWHQTFWEKQNETFYQSKKAFLKVRGRDIGIETKKDFADDLSKFYKNFLDGHYQVHSQYLRSAKESAVM from the exons ATGAAGTCGATCTGGAGAATCGAATATCTAGTAGGACTGAGTAAAAGACAGTCTGTTTTTAATACGTTTTTGGGGAATAGATGGAAAACCGTTAACCGAGAGATTTGCACTGTCAGTGTCAACAGG ACTGCAAAAAATCGCTCGATGGCACAGCCTACAACACGTAGGAAATTTAACTTAGTAGGGCCACGAGACAACAAGTCAAACATCAGAAAAATAATCTATGCAAAAACAAGGGATGAAAAACTAACT gagaAGATATTCCGAGAGCGACAACAAGAGCTGAACATGTGGCACCAAACATTctgggaaaaacaaaatgaaacattttaccAA TCCAAGAAGGCATTTCTAAAGGTGAGAGGAAGGGACATTGGAATTGAAACCA AAAAGGATTTTGCTGATGATTTATCAAAATTTTACAAGAACTTTTTAGATGGACACTATCAAGTGCACTCTCAGTACTTAAGGTCAGCAAAAGAAAGTGCAGTCATGTAG
- the LOC137980141 gene encoding COA8 family protein CBG23705, mitochondrial-like isoform X3, with translation MKSIWRIEYLVGLSKRQSVFNTFLGNRWKTVNREICTVSVNREKIFRERQQELNMWHQTFWEKQNETFYQSKKAFLKVRGRDIGIETKKDFADDLSKFYKNFLDGHYQVHSQYLRVWYLRNFQLLWMALQVSTTRFFNKVIPWRSR, from the exons ATGAAGTCGATCTGGAGAATCGAATATCTAGTAGGACTGAGTAAAAGACAGTCTGTTTTTAATACGTTTTTGGGGAATAGATGGAAAACCGTTAACCGAGAGATTTGCACTGTCAGTGTCAACAGG gagaAGATATTCCGAGAGCGACAACAAGAGCTGAACATGTGGCACCAAACATTctgggaaaaacaaaatgaaacattttaccAA TCCAAGAAGGCATTTCTAAAGGTGAGAGGAAGGGACATTGGAATTGAAACCA AAAAGGATTTTGCTGATGATTTATCAAAATTTTACAAGAACTTTTTAGATGGACACTATCAAGTGCACTCTCAGTACTTAAG GGTGTGGTATTTGAGGAATTTTCAGCTGTTATGGATGGCACTGCAGGTGTCGACTACacgatttttcaacaaagttatCCCCTGGAGATCAAGATGA
- the LOC137980141 gene encoding COA8 family protein Y39B6A.34, mitochondrial-like isoform X1 — translation MKSIWRIEYLVGLSKRQSVFNTFLGNRWKTVNREICTVSVNRTAKNRSMAQPTTRRKFNLVGPRDNKSNIRKIIYAKTRDEKLTEKIFRERQQELNMWHQTFWEKQNETFYQSKKAFLKVRGRDIGIETKKDFADDLSKFYKNFLDGHYQVHSQYLRVWYLRNFQLLWMALQVSTTRFFNKVIPWRSR, via the exons ATGAAGTCGATCTGGAGAATCGAATATCTAGTAGGACTGAGTAAAAGACAGTCTGTTTTTAATACGTTTTTGGGGAATAGATGGAAAACCGTTAACCGAGAGATTTGCACTGTCAGTGTCAACAGG ACTGCAAAAAATCGCTCGATGGCACAGCCTACAACACGTAGGAAATTTAACTTAGTAGGGCCACGAGACAACAAGTCAAACATCAGAAAAATAATCTATGCAAAAACAAGGGATGAAAAACTAACT gagaAGATATTCCGAGAGCGACAACAAGAGCTGAACATGTGGCACCAAACATTctgggaaaaacaaaatgaaacattttaccAA TCCAAGAAGGCATTTCTAAAGGTGAGAGGAAGGGACATTGGAATTGAAACCA AAAAGGATTTTGCTGATGATTTATCAAAATTTTACAAGAACTTTTTAGATGGACACTATCAAGTGCACTCTCAGTACTTAAG GGTGTGGTATTTGAGGAATTTTCAGCTGTTATGGATGGCACTGCAGGTGTCGACTACacgatttttcaacaaagttatCCCCTGGAGATCAAGATGA
- the LOC137980141 gene encoding COA8 family protein CBG23705, mitochondrial-like isoform X4 yields MKSIWRIEYLVGLSKRQSVFNTFLGNRWKTVNREICTVSVNRTAKNRSMAQPTTRRKFNLVGPRDNKSNIRKIIYAKTRDEKLTEKIFRERQQELNMWHQTFWEKQNETFYQSKKAFLKVRGRDIGIETRCGI; encoded by the exons ATGAAGTCGATCTGGAGAATCGAATATCTAGTAGGACTGAGTAAAAGACAGTCTGTTTTTAATACGTTTTTGGGGAATAGATGGAAAACCGTTAACCGAGAGATTTGCACTGTCAGTGTCAACAGG ACTGCAAAAAATCGCTCGATGGCACAGCCTACAACACGTAGGAAATTTAACTTAGTAGGGCCACGAGACAACAAGTCAAACATCAGAAAAATAATCTATGCAAAAACAAGGGATGAAAAACTAACT gagaAGATATTCCGAGAGCGACAACAAGAGCTGAACATGTGGCACCAAACATTctgggaaaaacaaaatgaaacattttaccAA TCCAAGAAGGCATTTCTAAAGGTGAGAGGAAGGGACATTGGAATTGAAACCA GGTGTGGTATTTGA
- the LOC137980140 gene encoding putative diacyglycerol O-acyltransferase Rv1760, producing MGDEEVVKTKQSNGTMEANGHVPNRKSDKRRSTKTVTIRLRSRVYIQTMSLLLCTVWFLLECLLCYAVIVVLLTPLLPFIAVFYMLKTAERLTVKITSNGIRLTAMDALWQQTCDENRLVINALICVENRGIFDEGVKSFRQIILERMVNATNSKGELLYPRSRCYIEPGWFQYFFQEDPSFRIENHVFKWEGDVPRSKDELAAVVSKLSNEALPEGRPPWYFCCIPTNFGDNDMAVLCRIKHSFADGTSLIKFVNFHLSDAGTPQNLIEKFSSKGRSLLLAKALLIVPRYCLNLLLSLADRSILHGPNLSGVKKVAWHEAFELKLIKEIKTATGTTVNDVLMSCLSLAVRRYFQRKGVENPEDLIASVPVDVRSPASLMNCSFENKFSLVFPKLALATGDVLKQLYETKARMDQTKVSGAPLASAAVIFLGLELLPECVISKVYRFITQKSSCVISNVPGPQQLFSLQGCHVKYMVFWPPQKDNIGVGLSIYSYAGQVIVGVQGDVSVLSDPEIVVEEFGNAVNEMARRVLHADKPISNGSFPGPKGDANSACSH from the coding sequence ATGGGCGACGAGGAAGTGGTAAAAACGAAGCAAAGCAACGGTACGATGGAGGCAAATGGACATGTCCCTAATCGAAAAAGTGATAAAAGGAGAAGTACAAAGACGGTAACCATTCGGTTGCGATCCCGTGTTTATATACAGACGATGTCCTTGTTGCTGTGTACTGTTTGGTTCTTGCTAGAGTGTCTGCTATGCTATGCAGTTATTGTTGTCCTGCTTACTCCTCTTCTTCCGTTTATCGCGGTGTTCTACATGTTAAAGACAGCTGAGCGCCTGACCGTGAAGATTACTTCTAATGGAATTCGCTTGACAGCAATGGACGCCCTATGGCAACAGACGTGCGACGAGAATCGACTAGTCATTAACGCGCTCATTTGTGTCGAAAACCGAGGCATCTTTGATGAGGGAGTGAAGTCATTCCGCCAAATTATTTTAGAACGCATGGTAAATGCAACCAACAGCAAAGGAGAACTACTCTACCCTAGAAGTCGCTGCTATATTGAACCAGGTTGGTTCCAGTACTTTTTCCAGGAAGACCCTTCCTTCAGGATTGAAAATCACGTGTTTAAATGGGAGGGAGATGTACCTCGTTCAAAGGACGAATTAGCAGCCGTTGTTTCGAAGCTCAGCAATGAAGCTCTGCCTGAAGGTAGACCTCCCTGGTACTTTTGCTGTATCCCAACCAACTTTGGTGACAATGACATGGCTGTATTGTGCAGAATAAAGCACTCATTTGCTGATGGAACATCCTTAATTAAATTCGTCAATTTCCATCTTTCAGATGCAGGAACACCTCAAAATTTGATTGAAAAATTCTCATCAAAAGGCAGGTCACTCCTTCTGGCCAAGGCATTACTAATTGTACCAAGGTATTGCCTCAACTTGCTACTCTCATTGGCTGACCGATCCATTTTACACGGGCCAAATCTCAGTGGAGTGAAAAAGGTTGCATGGCATGAAGCATTTGAACTGAAGCTGATAAAAGAGATCAAGACAGCCACCGGCACAACTGTTAATGATGTGTTGATGTCTTGTCTTTCCCTGGCAGTTAGGAGGTATTTCCAGAGGAAAGGTGTTGAAAATCCTGAGGATCTCATTGCATCTGTTCCTGTAGATGTTCGGTCACCAGCTTCATTAATGAACTGttcttttgaaaataaattcTCGTTAGTTTTCCCCAAGCTTGCACTAGCCACTGGTGATGTTTTAAAGCAACTGTATGAAACGAAAGCCCGCATGGATCAAACAAAAGTGTCTGGGGCACCGCTTGCCTCAGCTGCTGTAATTTTTCTTGGGCTGGAACTGTTACCAGAGTGTGTGATTTCTAAGGTATATAGATTTATCACCCAAAAATCTAGTTGTGTCATTTCAAATGTGCCTGGTCCACAACAGTTGTTCTCTTTACAAGGCTGCCATGTAAAGTACATGGTATTTTGGCCTCCTCAGAAGGATAATATTGGAGTGGGACTGTCCATTTACTCATATGCTGGGCAAGTTATTGTTGGAGTTCAAGGAGATGTTTCTGTGCTGTCAGATCCAGAGATTGTTGTAGAAGAATTTGGAAATGCCGTGAATGAGATGGCCAGACGTGTTCTGCATGCTGATAAGCCGATCAGCAATGGAAGTTTCCCTGGTCCTAAAGGTGATGCAAACTCAGCTTGCTCACACTAA
- the LOC137979051 gene encoding putative diacyglycerol O-acyltransferase MT1809, with product MIRLFLSTALFVAECLLCYVMLVLVLGPMLPFISVFYIFKVAERVIVKVTSGAFPLPSLDAVFVTEKDEDQANINALLCFENRGNVEDEINNIRQAILERLVDAKKTNGELLYPKVRCYFRPGWFQYFLQKDDCFKIEKHVFKWQGDVPSSKDELAAIVSKLSNEPLPEGRSPWYGCCIPTNFGDNDIVVMVKMNHAIADGISLARFLTQKFSDTVIPAKHSQNVSTTSRKLFLAKAALTTPRHLFKLLFSSADRSILHGPNLSGVKKAAWYEAFDLKLIKEIKTATGTTVNDVLMSCLSLALRRYSQRKGVKNPDDLTVSIPVNLRSSALSKELAFENNVSFIYPELAVATDGILKQLYETKTRMNEAKVSAEPLASAAVLFLSQELCPGFLTSKANNFLISKASCIFSNVPGPQQMLTVKGSRIKYMIFWPPHKGNTGVGLSIFTYAGHVIFGAYGDISVLSDPEIIVEEFGSAVNEMARCFRGHNNSCISNGQP from the coding sequence ATGATCCGTTTATTTCTGTCAACTGCATTATTCGTCGCAGAATGTCTTCTATGCTATGTAATGCTTGTCCTTGTCTTGGGTCCTATGCTTCCATTTATCTCAGTTTTTTACATCTTTAAGGTGGCTGAGCGTGTTATAGTGAAGGTTACGTCCGGTGCATTCCCCTTGCCTAGCTTAGACGCCGTATTTGTAACAGAAAAAGACGAGGATCAAGCCAATATCAATGCGTTGCTTTGCTTCGAAAATAGAGGCAACGTTGAAGATGAAATAAACAACATTCGCCAAGCTATTTTAGAACGGCTAGTTGATGCAAAGAAAACCAATGGAGAATTGCTCTATCCCAAAGTTCGGTGCTATTTTAGACCTGGTTGGTTCCAGTATTTCTTGCAGAAAGATGACTGCTTCAAGATTGAAAAGCACGTATTCAAATGGCAAGGAGACGTTCCCAGTTCAAAGGACGAGTTGGCAGCCATTGTTTCAAAGCTGAGCAACGAACCCCTTCCTGAAGGAAGGTCTCCCTGGTATGGCTGTTGTATTCCAACAAACTTTGGTGACAACGATATTGTAGTTATGGTCAAAATGAACCACGCTATAGCTGATGGTATTTCTTTAGCAAGATTCCTCACTCAAAAGTTTTCAGATACAGTTATTCCTGCAAAACATTCTCAAAACGTTTCAACGACAAGCAGGAAACTCTTTCTGGCCAAAGCAGCGTTGACGACGCCGAGACACCTTTTCAAGTTGCTATTCTCATCTGCTGACCGGTCCATTTTACACGGGCCAAATCTCAGTGGAGTGAAAAAGGCTGCATGGTATGAAGCATTTGATTTGAAGTTGATAAAAGAGATCAAGACAGCCACTGGCACAACTGTTAATGACGTGTTGATGTCTTGTCTTTCTCTGGCACTGAGAAGATACTCCCAGAGAAAAGGTGTCAAGAATCCTGATGACTTGACCGTATCCATCCCTGTAAACTTACGTTCATCAGCTTTATCTAAAGAGcttgcatttgaaaacaatgtatCCTTCATCTACCCAGAACTTGCCGTAGCTACTGACGGAATCCTCAAGCAGTTATACGAGACAAAAACCCGCATGAACGAAGCCAAAGTGTCTGCTGAACCCTTAGCCTCGGCTGCTGTATTATTCCTTTCGCAAGAACTTTGTCCCGGATTTTTAACATCTAAAGCCAATAATTTCTTGATCAGTAAAGCGAGCTGTATTTTTTCAAATGTCCCTGGTCCACAACAGATGCTCACCGTTAAAGGTAGCCGCATAAAATACATGATATTTTGGCCTCCTCATAAAGGAAATACCGGAGTAGGACTATCTattttcacatatgcagggcaCGTTATTTTTGGAGCTTATGGCGATATCTCTGTACTGTCAGATCCCGAGATTATTGTAGAAGAATTTGGAAGCGCTGTGAATGAGATGGCTAGATGCTTCCGTGGCCATAATAACAGCTGTATCAGCAATGGACAACCCTGA